From a region of the Castanea sativa cultivar Marrone di Chiusa Pesio chromosome 10, ASM4071231v1 genome:
- the LOC142612177 gene encoding LOW QUALITY PROTEIN: late embryogenesis abundant protein D-34 (The sequence of the model RefSeq protein was modified relative to this genomic sequence to represent the inferred CDS: deleted 2 bases in 1 codon) has product MGHVCIFENQQVLGRYVTPDVPLWSSGNVLNRDSITIGEALEATALSCGDKPVDQGDAVAIQAAEMRATGTNEITPGGVASMAQYSAADVNRRIMRDENKTTLCDVLADATARLPVDKAVTHEDAEGVIGAEIRNKLDMSSTPGGVAASMAAAARLNQSK; this is encoded by the exons ATGGGGCATGTATGTATTTTTGAGAACCAACAGGTTTTGGGGCGTTATGTTACCCCGGATGTGCCTCTTTGGTCTTCAGGAAATGTTCTTAATAGAGATTCTATAACAATTGGTGAGGCACTAGAGGCCACTGCTCTTTCATGCGGTGACAAACCAGTTGATCAAGGTGACGCTGTTGCAATACAAGCTGCTGAAATGAGAGCTACTGGGACTAACGAAATAACACCTGGTGGAGTGGCTTCTATGGCACAATAT TCTGCTGCTGATGTTAACCGTCGCATAATGCGTGACGAGAATAAGACTACTCTCTGTGATGTCTTAGCg GATGCCACTGCAAGACTGCCAGTGGACAAAGCAGTGACACATGAAGATGCAGAAGGGGTGATTGGTGCAGAAATAAGAAACAAGCTTGACATGAGCAGTACTCCTGGTGGAGTTGCTGCCTCTATGGCGGCAGCAGCTAGGCTTAATCAAAGCAAGTga
- the LOC142612178 gene encoding uncharacterized protein LOC142612178 — protein MGARYNRIIPSGFRKQKFDSKVFREYCASLKITNRYSSSAYLQSNAQAEVMNKTIVNGLKKRLEGVKGNWVEEFPNVLWAYQTTPRRSAGETPFSMTNEAEAVILVKVGNLDALEEQRDMVAVRFSDYQQRLAQGYDIRAKRWEFVPGDLFLRKAIGSAKDQSVGKLAPDWEGPYQVTTTAGMRAYYLEDLEEKPLP, from the exons CAGAAG TTTGACAGTAAGGTTTTCCGAGAGTATTGTGCTAGCCTCAAGATAACTAACAGATACTCATCATCAGCATACCTCCAGAGCAATGCGCAGGCCGAGGTGATGAACAAGACGATTGTGAATGGCTTGAAGAAGAGACTGGAGGGCGTGAAGGGAAACTGGGTTGAAGAGTTCCCGAACGTACTATGGGCATACCAAACAACTCCTAGGAGGTCAGCGGGTGAGACGCCCTTTTCCATGACCAACGAAGCCGAAGCAGTTATACTGGTTAAA GTTGGGAATCTGGATGCCTTGGAAGAGCAAAGAGACATGGTAGCCGTGCGATTTTCTGATTATCAACAGAGGTTGGCTCAGGGGTACGATATAAGGGCCAAGCGTTGGGAGTTTGTGCCAGGAGATCTCTTTTTGCGAAAGGCCATTGGGAGTGCGAAAGATCAAAGTGTTGGAAAATTGGCCCCTGATTGGGAAGGCCCTTACCAAGTAACAACTACGGCTGGAATGAGAGCCTATTATCTAGAAGACTTGGAAGAAAAACCCCTACCCTGA